In Topomyia yanbarensis strain Yona2022 chromosome 2, ASM3024719v1, whole genome shotgun sequence, one DNA window encodes the following:
- the LOC131681638 gene encoding uncharacterized protein LOC131681638 isoform X1 has protein sequence MRRYPSVDQQHAAAVQIVKLFPQLSNTRVTPTAPDESFFFWRNGGKEKGAHTGMIFHRIRNVIKQLPAEKHKYNRGTMPVEESVSTELVERAQLLRVMLASASVAEHICDEMDRCFPVLKLLLKEKKPVNDILDMFPHLCSYEGLVIRQMFERLYPNRTEGLKIEDVFSQCLSYSPSRFSRVEDDHIRGCLRIISHMPIRGQKRTLVGCPTVGEEHSASILIRWIGECLDTYMASPATDSKLHMVCVASPMKRGNYAVICEKKVIFETNNSIHAVEILFKCHAVLGVEVPPNFRMFWDFLACAIYNIIPHSQRTTVNRLVQTFIEVSRARIDNK, from the exons ATGCGCAGGTATCCTTCTGTTGATCAACAGCATGCGGCAGCTGTTCAAATCGTAAAATTATTTCCACAACTTAGTAATACGCGAGTCACACCAACTGCTCCTGATGAG TCATTTTTCTTTTGGCGCAACGGAGGCAAGGAAAAGGGTGCTCATACTGGCATGATATTTCATCGCATCCGGAATGTCATCAAACAGCTACCTGCAGAAAAACATAAATATAATCGAGGAACTATGCCTGTAGAAGAGTCCGTTTCAACTGAACTTGTAGAGCGGGCTCAATTGCTCCGAGTAATGCTTGCATCGGCATCAGTAGCAGaacatatttgtgatgaaatggaccGATGCTTTCCAGTCCTCAAACTGttattaaaagaaaagaaacccgTTAATGATATCTTGGATATGTTTCCACACCTGTGTTCATATGAAGGATTGGTG ATTCGTCAAATGTTTGAGAGATTGTATCCTAACAGAACAGAAGGTCTCAAAATCGAGGATGTCTTCTCTCAGTGTCTATCTTATTCACCGTCCAGATTCTCTAGAGTAGAAGATg ATCACATTCGAGGATGCTTGAGAATAATTTCTCATATGCCAATTCGCGGACAAAAAAGAACGCTGGTAGGCTGTCCAACTGTAGGCGAAGAACATTCGGCTTCAATTTTAATTCGTTGGATTGGG GAGTGCTTAGATACATACATGGCATCCCCCGCAACTGATTCCAAACTACACATGGTGTGCGTAGCAAGCCCGATGAAAAGAGGAAATTATGCCGTCAtttgtgagaaaaaagttatattcgagaCTAACAATTCTATTCATGCAgtggaaattttattcaaatgccACGCAGTTCTCGGAGTGGAGGTGCCACCTAATTTTAGAATGTTTTGGGACTTTCTGGCATGTgccatatataatataattccgCACAGTCAGAGGACAACTGTGAATAGACTCGTCCAAACTTTTATTGAAGTTTCCCGCGCACGTATTGACAACAAATAa
- the LOC131681638 gene encoding uncharacterized protein LOC131681638 isoform X2: MRRYPSVDQQHAAAVQIVKLFPQLSNTRVTPTAPDESFFFWRNGGKEKGAHTGMIFHRIRNVIKQLPAEKHKYNRGTMPVEESVSTELVERAQLLRVMLASASVAEHICDEMDRCFPVLKLLLKEKKPVNDILDMFPHLCSYEGLVIRQMFERLYPNRTEGLKIEDVFSQCLSYSPSRFSRVEDDHIRGCLRIISHMPIRGQKRTLVGCPTVGEEHSASILIRWIGVNAI, from the exons ATGCGCAGGTATCCTTCTGTTGATCAACAGCATGCGGCAGCTGTTCAAATCGTAAAATTATTTCCACAACTTAGTAATACGCGAGTCACACCAACTGCTCCTGATGAG TCATTTTTCTTTTGGCGCAACGGAGGCAAGGAAAAGGGTGCTCATACTGGCATGATATTTCATCGCATCCGGAATGTCATCAAACAGCTACCTGCAGAAAAACATAAATATAATCGAGGAACTATGCCTGTAGAAGAGTCCGTTTCAACTGAACTTGTAGAGCGGGCTCAATTGCTCCGAGTAATGCTTGCATCGGCATCAGTAGCAGaacatatttgtgatgaaatggaccGATGCTTTCCAGTCCTCAAACTGttattaaaagaaaagaaacccgTTAATGATATCTTGGATATGTTTCCACACCTGTGTTCATATGAAGGATTGGTG ATTCGTCAAATGTTTGAGAGATTGTATCCTAACAGAACAGAAGGTCTCAAAATCGAGGATGTCTTCTCTCAGTGTCTATCTTATTCACCGTCCAGATTCTCTAGAGTAGAAGATg ATCACATTCGAGGATGCTTGAGAATAATTTCTCATATGCCAATTCGCGGACAAAAAAGAACGCTGGTAGGCTGTCCAACTGTAGGCGAAGAACATTCGGCTTCAATTTTAATTCGTTGGATTGGGGTAAATGCAATATAA
- the LOC131679096 gene encoding protein O-glucosyltransferase 2-like, translating into MRKCIILFCIFVCIVLVNSKPHVNKSRIWGPGIEFADKLPMNARYFFIELKDIEDKLITEPVKYDIRLKGRSRIGNCRVRIEQIDRYDGTALIRYKLMETCWDVEISVLFEDQHLGDSPYNFDGKLYIENCNCPQGTLDQWLQLIDCPVNDPQIDNDLIPFRAVNFSNLRPRIIEQYDKPGSVSLCNYVVKNNLVYRTCYGRYTGFKIYMDAMLLSLARKALLPDVELFVNLGDYPLVTKGGHRRTTGPYPIFSWCGSDDTFDIVMPTYDIVESTLEAMSRVSLDMLSVQRKGVSWEQKIPKAFWRGRDACRERLDLVGISQKHSDLINASLTNFFFFRDEEEVYGPKVAHISFFEFFDYRYQINVDGTVAAYRFPYLLGGTSVVFKQDSKYYEHFYSKLKKWREYVPFDKNLSNLVETIEKAKESDDDMLLIRDNAKIFAEQHLLPKSILCYSALLLRDYAKNIVSPIQILPGMELAEQPALSSNCECDFKDHAENHDEL; encoded by the exons ATGAGAAAATGTATTATCTTGTTCTGCATATTTGTTTGCATTGTGCTGGTTAATTCAAAACCACATGTTAATAAAAGCCGCATTTGGGGACCAGGTATTGAGTTTGCGGACAAACTTCCTATGAATgcaagatattttttcattgaacTCAAAGATATAGAAGACAAACT GATCACCGAGCCGGTGAAGTATGACATTCGATTAAAAGGACGATCTCGAATTGGTAATTGTCGCGTACGAATAGAACAAATAGATAGGTACGATGGGACAGCATTGATCCGCTATAAGCTGATGGAGACCTGTTGGGACGTAGAGATTTCAGTCCTTTTTGAGGATCAACATCTAGGTGATTCGCCTTACAATTTCGACGGCAAATTGTATATTGAAAACTGCAACTGCCCTCAAGGGACATTGGACCAGTGGCTTCAGCTGATCGATTGTCCTGTGAACGATCCTCAAATAGATAATGATTTGATACCGTTTCGAGCCGTGAACTTTTCAAACTTGAGACCCAGAATCATTGAACAGTATGACAAACCAGGAAGCGTCTCACTATGTAACTATGTTGTTAAAAATAACTTGGTTTATCGAACTTGCTATGGACGCTACACAGGATTTAAGATATACATGGATGCGATGTTGCTTTCTTTGGCTCGAAAAGCTTTGCTGCCAGACGTGGAGCTGTTTGTGAATTTGGGCGATTATCCACTGGTCACTAAAGGTGGTCATCGTCGCACTACCGGACCATATCCAATTTTTTCCTGGTGTGGTAGCGATGATACATTCGACATAGTAATGCCAACATATGACATCGTTGAATCCACCCTAGAGGCCATGAGTCGAGTATCGTTAGATATGCTTTCGGTACAACGAAAAGGTGTTTCGTGGGAACAGAAAATACCCAAAGCATTTTGGCGTGGACGAGACGCATGTCGAGAACGGTTGGATCTTGTTGGTATATCACAAAAGCACTCGGATCTAATAAATGCGTCGTTGACGAATTTCTTCTTTTTCCGAGACGAGGAAGAAGTTTACGGACCAAAGGTAGCCCACATTTCGTTTTTCGAATTCTTCGACTACAGATATCAAATCAACGTCGATGGAACTGTTGCCGCTTATAGATTTCCCTATCTACTAGGCGGAACGTCGGTTGTTTTCAAACAAGATTCCAAGTATTATGAACATTTTTATAGTAAACTGAAAAAGTGGAGGGAATACGTTCCATTCGACAAAAATCTGTCCAATCTGGTGGAAACTATTGAAAAGGCCAAAGAGAGTGACGATGATATGCTGCTAATTAGGGACAATGCCAAGATATTTGCTGAGCAGCATCTGCTGCCCAAATCGATATTGTGCTATTCTGCTCTCCTCTTAAGG gACTATGCAAAGAACATTGTTAGCCCGATTCAGATATTACCAGGCATGGAATTGGCCGAGCAACCAGCTCTCTCATCAAACTGTGAATGTGATTTTAAAGACCATGCTGAGAATCACGATGAACTGTAA
- the LOC131679097 gene encoding pyridine nucleotide-disulfide oxidoreductase domain-containing protein 1 produces the protein MTEISCTFLVVGGGIAGVSCAETLLVFADPKDSIILITESSLVKAATNLVSLGKVLTRFDVEEKQATSLNRAIRVLEDQLIRIESESHFIQTVNGNKITFRYLCLCVGARPKLIEQAAGNPNVIGIRDTESVEQFQNRIKEATRLVVVGNGGIASEIVYEMTGVQVHWVIKDEYISSTFVDSAAAKFFQDRLSCKGEQKAIIKRMRYSEEKAESSTAKRGAALGPDWHKTVDISGKLQNVPGSVQIHYKAEVEEIQTQSEGYPLKLRLTDGEVIECDLVVSATGVNPAINFSSDRNFRLGPDGGLFVNWEMATSVDDIYAAGDVCYAGWDHASHWFQMRLWTQARQMGSMAARAMAAKRAGETIYQDFCFEMFNHVTQLFGYQVVLLGRYNGQGLDDKYEVLLRMTPGLEYIKLVMVAGRLQGAMLIGETGLEETCENLILNQLDLTPYGEDLLDPNIDIEDYFD, from the coding sequence ATGACGGAAATTAGTTGCACTTTTTTGGTAGTTGGAGGAGGGATAGCAGGTGTTTCCTGTGCAGAAACGCTGCTCGTTTTTGCGGATCCTAAAGACAGCATCATATTAATTACTGAATCATCTTTAGTAAAGGCGGCTACCAATCTCGTTTCGCTGGGAAAAGTTCTCACACGTTTTGATGTTGAGGAGAAGCAAGCAACTTCGCTGAATAGAGCCATTCGGGTGTTGGAGGATCAACTGATTAGAATTGAAAGCGAATCCCACTTTATTCAAACAGTTAATGGAAACAAGATCACATTTCGCTATCTTTGTCTTTGTGTGGGAGCTCGTCCTAAGTTGATCGAGCAAGCAGCTGGTAATCCAAACGTGATTGGAATCCGTGACACTGAATCAGTAGAacagtttcaaaatcgaatcaaGGAAGCCACTCGTCTTGTGGTAGTAGGAAATGGTGGAATCGCATCGGAAATAGTATACGAAATGACCGGTGTCCAGGTGCATTGGGTCATCAAGGACGAATACATTAGTTCGACGTTTGTTGATTCCGCTGCGGCGAAGTTTTTTCAAGATCGTTTGAGTTGCAAAGGCGAACAGAAAGCCATTATCAAACGCATGAGGTATTCGGAAGAGAAAGCTGAGTCAAGCACTGCGAAACGAGGGGCTGCTCTAGGTCCGGATTGGCATAAAACGGTTGATATTTCTGGAAAGTTGCAGAATGTGCCTGGTTCGGTGCAAATACATTACAAAGCCGAAGTCGAAGAAATTCAGACACAATCCGAAGGGTATCCTTTAAAACTTCGCCTTACCGATGGAGAGGTGATTGAATGTGACTTAGTGGTTTCTGCTACAGGAGTGAATCCAGCGATCAATTTTAGTTCGGACCGAAACTTTCGCCTTGGACCCGATGGAGGCCTATTCGTAAATTGGGAAATGGCCACCTCAGTGGATGACATTTATGCTGCTGGCGACGTGTGCTACGCTGGATGGGACCATGCTTCGCATTGGTTTCAGATGCGTTTGTGGACTCAGGCTCGACAGATGGGATCAATGGCAGCTCGTGCCATGGCAGCTAAGCGGGCTGGCGAAACAATTTAccaagatttttgttttgaaatgtttaATCACGTGACACAATTGTTTGGATATCAGGTGGTTCTTTTGGGTCGCTACAATGGACAAGGACTCGATGATAAGTATGAAGTGTTGCTCAGGATGACTCCTGGTTTGGAATACATCAAGCTTGTTATGGTAGCTGGACGGCTGCAGGGAGCAATGTTGATCGGCGAAACGGGTTTGGAAGAAAcgtgtgaaaatttaattctaaATCAGCTGGATTTGACGCCGTACGGGGAAGACTTGCTGGATCCGAACATCGACATCGAGGATTACTTTGATTAG
- the LOC131679098 gene encoding small ribosomal subunit protein mS40, whose amino-acid sequence MSLFRAVGSPILSAYRQVIQTNNIRTFFLSSSRFISEEAKGEEQAADQSTGEGNVDDRKDRTRIIPVETSIRYLASEAYQQTYQGEPVWKNYRRNHKGIYPPKKTRKTCIRQGKISTGNPCPICRDEYLVLDHRNENLIKQFISPQSGKVLSYQITGLCQKKHLELLVAVERAMDYGLITFDVPFRNYDYSEYYADQKP is encoded by the coding sequence ATGTCATTATTCAGAGCAGTGGGAAGTCCAATTTTGTCCGCATATCGCCAAGTAATCCAAACAAATAATATTCGGACGTTCTTCTTGTCGTCATCACGTTTCATTTCGGAGGAAGCTAAGGGTGAAGAGCAAGCAGCAGATCAGTCGACCGGAGAAGGAAACGTCGATGATCGAAAAGATCGTACCCGAATCATTCCAGTAGAAACAAGCATTCGGTATTTGGCGAGTGAAGCGTATCAGCAGACCTACCAGGGGGAGCCCGTTTGGAAAAACTACCGCCGAAATCACAAAGGAATCTACCCGCCTAAGAAAACTCGAAAGACGTGCATTCGCCAGGGAAAAATTTCTACCGGCAACCCCTGTCCCATCTGCCGAGATGAATATTTAGTGCTGGACCATAGGAATGAGAACTTGATTAAGCAGTTTATTTCACCTCAGAGTGGAAAGGTTCTGAGTTACCAAATCACCGGCCTCTGCCAGAAGAAACACCTTGAACTTCTAGTAGCCGTCGAGCGGGCTATGGACTACGGTTTGATAACGTTTGATGTTCCTTTTCGCAACTACGACTACTCCGAGTACTATGCCGACCAAAAACCATAA
- the LOC131678682 gene encoding protein nessun dorma isoform X2 — protein MEVYEFEKSLLTRLQEAHDILSARGIPIVASAVRNEWANYIEIAIEPTGWQSLWRIPRVVCEELSVKYPTVVMGTVEQVLFDELKAIFLIEAVQDDVHLPDKQIVSLEELWPLKEQENNALNVDRTANCLDQLRFFYQHIWMPWDNDDDDERNDWAEKHLEGRIKFYYDLKNKSMSKRLSSHIMALLAEANYIQKKREMLDAEEEENKNQSDDEDLLRQNKASDLMEIYLRLNYIKNEVEILENPAMREIYEKVRFSDEISYFERSNVHNEASADVFVVTHIGTVDQQIEYLTKAKLTIDENKVVRICDSLQGALERCKPSDKLYLPPGRHLIKFLEYLNNGGAIRAISPVRFVEIFESKKMESVEEKAIMSSKDDNSVLITVDGDYCFENVMLDCINVRTGVLVKRGNVTFKNCYFMGDANSTTKQGIVVFGNSSIRFDDCVIKDFSVGIYSNHNCRILLSNSIIHNCINGIEVLHGCTVSFLSSKINQCKDYGVSLEVDDLQTFSTGETCCTYSDYNQIERPEFKFEGSCLFSGNGRSNFVIFKSNNGEFNNSCFVEEQRQEKCRDSLNPAMVANKRKSMEE, from the exons ATGGAGGTTTACGAGTTTGAAAAGAGTCTACTCACTCGACTACAAGAAGCACACGACATTCTTAGCGCCCGCGGAATTCCGATAGTGGCATCCGCTGTTCGAAACGAATGGGCTAACTACATTGAAATAGCAATAGAACCAACGGGATGGCAATCACTCTGGCGAATTCCGCGGGTAGTTTGTGAGGAACTTTCAGTTAAATATCCAACCGTCGTGATGGGGACCGTAGAACAG GTGCTGTTTGATGAATTAAAAGCTATATTCCTAATTGAAGCGGTTCAGGATGACGTGCATTTGCCGGACAAACAGATAGTGTCTTTAGAGGAACTTTGGCCGCTGAAGGAGCAGGAAAACAATGCTCTAAATGTTGATCGAACGGCAAATTGTTTAGATCAGTTGAGGTTTTTCTATCAACACATTTGGATGCCGTGGGATAACGACGATGATGACGAACGGAATGACTGGGCTGAAAAACATTTGGAAGGAAGGATCAAATTTTACTATGACTTGAAGAATAAGAGCATGTCGAAGCGATTATCATCGCATATTATGGCTTTGCTGGCCGAGGCTAACTATATTCAAAAAAAGAGAGAGATGCTAGATGCGGAAGAAgaggaaaacaaaaatcagTCTGACGATGAGGATTTGCTTCGACAAAATAAAGCCAGTGATTTGATGGAGATTTATCTGAGATTGAACTATATTAAGAACGAAGTTGAAATCTTGGAGAACCCAGCGatgagagaaatttatgaaaaggtTCGATTTTCGGATGAAATCAGCTATTTTGAAAGATCAAATGTTCATAATGAAGCTTCTGCGGATGTTTTCGTTGTAACTCACATCGGAACAGTGGATCAACAAATCGAATACTTGACCAAAGCGAAGTTGACTATTGATGAGAATAAAGTCGTCCGGATTTGTGATTCCCTCCAGGGGGCTTTAGAAAGGTGCAAACCTTCTGATAAACTTTATTTGCCACCTGGTAGGCATTTAATCAAGTTTCTAGAATACCTCAACAATGGGGGAGCGATAAGGGCAATCAGTCCTGTTCGTTTCGTGGAAATCTTTGAAAGTAAAAAGATGGAGTCGGTTGAAGAGAAAGCTATTATGAGTTCCAAAGATGATAATAGTGTGCTGATTACAGTCGACGGAGATTACTGCTTTGAAAATGTAATGCTGGACTGTATCAATGTTCGTACCGGTGTGCTAGTGAAACGGGGAAATGTCACGTTTAAAAACTGTTACTTTATGGGAGATGCAAATTCAACGACAAAGCAGGGCATTGTTGTTTTCG GCAATTCTAGTATTCGTTTCGATGATTGTGTCATAAAGGATTTTTCAGTCGGCATTTATTCGAATCATAATTGTAGGATTCTACTTTCTAACAGTATCATTCACAATTGTATCAACGGCATCGAGGTTCTGCATGGTTGTACTGTTAGTTTTCTTTCGTCCAAAATTAACCAATGCAAAGACTACGGAGTTTCGCTGGAAGTTGATGATCTACAAACCTTCAGCACAGGTGAAACTTGTTGCACTTACAGCGACTACAACCAAATTGAGCGCCCGGAGTTTAAGTTTGAAGGATCGTGCCTTTTTAGTGGCAATGGAAGATCaaatttcgt